One stretch of Roseimicrobium sp. ORNL1 DNA includes these proteins:
- a CDS encoding response regulator, translating into MEQSTPGPIPPSSNGLVCVVDDDGLVRRGLERLVRSWRIKVEGFSSAKAYLAWAESSTHTGPCCLVLDVCMPGLDGLHLQQTIADRGVPIIFLTGHGDVPTCAAAMKAGAVDFLTKPVDEDNLMGAIQIALQASVPKQKEAHERMAARSRYQSLTPREVEVMSCVIAGMLNKQIADQLGAAEKTIKVHRGRVMEKMGVYSVADLVRAAQAVGVSPFLSATPA; encoded by the coding sequence ATGGAACAATCAACTCCGGGACCCATTCCACCATCGTCCAATGGTCTGGTGTGTGTAGTCGACGACGACGGCCTCGTTCGTCGTGGCTTGGAACGCCTCGTACGCTCCTGGCGCATCAAAGTTGAAGGCTTCAGCTCAGCCAAGGCCTATCTCGCCTGGGCGGAAAGTTCCACCCACACTGGTCCGTGCTGCCTCGTACTGGATGTCTGCATGCCAGGGCTGGACGGTCTCCACCTTCAGCAAACCATCGCGGACCGTGGAGTCCCCATCATCTTCCTCACCGGGCATGGGGACGTGCCCACCTGCGCCGCCGCCATGAAGGCCGGTGCGGTGGATTTCCTCACTAAACCAGTGGATGAAGACAACCTGATGGGGGCCATCCAGATTGCCCTGCAGGCATCCGTCCCCAAGCAGAAGGAGGCCCACGAGCGGATGGCCGCGCGCTCCCGCTACCAGTCACTGACACCCCGCGAAGTCGAGGTAATGTCCTGCGTCATCGCCGGCATGCTGAACAAGCAGATCGCGGACCAACTCGGCGCCGCGGAAAAGACCATCAAGGTGCATCGTGGCCGGGTGATGGAAAAGATGGGTGTGTACTCCGTGGCTGACCTCGTGCGTGCGGCGCAGGCCGTCGGTGTCTCACCATTCCTATCCGCCACGCCAGCATGA
- a CDS encoding OprD family outer membrane porin: MAQSPVPTPAPGTATVPPAAVSTAPESSSGTGEEFTLSTFSLSMDPAAAESSTEQGQTTLEESFDWERRDWRLRVRKRAIEETQFKFNIRSMYFDRDKYDGSESEAFALGGWAGLKTGYFFDHLAIGVTGYTSQRLHGDEDKDGTLILGPGQSGYEVLGELYADIRFREDLNLYVGRKEYDTPFINRNDTRMTPNTFEAIALMGKTSLGKDGATLNYGLGYVDTIKDRNSDEFVSMSVDAGSEVERGVYTAGALYKKGDFSFGAIDYFSPDIINIAYAEAKLQVTISENLKPRFALQYVDQRSVGDDLLMDPGTSATQFGVKAELPVGNALFTAAYTNVGGDTATITPWSGYPGYTVAQVEDFNRDGESAFMLRAGYDFPWLEGLSAYALWVHGLDPDPVNQYARDEYDFNVQWAPKEGTLKGLSIRVRYGLVDERGGTGDDLTDFRVIFNYGLSF; the protein is encoded by the coding sequence ATGGCTCAATCACCGGTGCCGACTCCGGCCCCCGGGACAGCGACCGTACCACCTGCGGCAGTCAGCACCGCGCCTGAGTCCTCTTCAGGAACGGGCGAGGAGTTCACCCTTTCCACCTTTTCCTTGAGCATGGATCCAGCAGCGGCGGAAAGCTCGACAGAACAGGGCCAGACTACGCTGGAAGAGTCCTTTGACTGGGAGAGGCGTGACTGGCGCCTGAGGGTGAGAAAGCGCGCCATCGAAGAAACGCAGTTCAAGTTCAACATCCGGTCCATGTATTTTGACCGGGACAAGTATGACGGTTCTGAAAGCGAAGCCTTCGCTCTGGGCGGCTGGGCCGGGCTCAAGACGGGGTACTTCTTCGACCACCTGGCCATCGGTGTCACAGGCTATACCTCGCAGAGGTTGCACGGTGACGAGGACAAAGACGGCACTCTCATCCTTGGCCCTGGACAATCCGGGTACGAGGTACTGGGGGAACTCTATGCAGACATCCGCTTCAGGGAGGACCTGAACCTCTATGTGGGCCGCAAGGAGTACGACACTCCGTTCATCAACCGCAATGACACGCGAATGACGCCAAACACCTTCGAGGCGATCGCGCTCATGGGCAAAACGAGCCTTGGCAAGGACGGCGCCACCCTGAACTACGGCCTGGGGTATGTCGACACCATCAAGGACCGCAATTCCGATGAATTCGTCTCGATGTCCGTCGATGCCGGATCAGAAGTGGAGAGGGGAGTCTACACTGCCGGCGCGTTGTACAAGAAGGGCGACTTCTCCTTTGGTGCCATCGACTACTTCAGCCCTGATATCATCAACATTGCCTATGCAGAAGCGAAGCTCCAAGTGACCATCAGTGAGAATTTGAAGCCTCGCTTTGCACTACAGTATGTGGACCAGCGCAGCGTGGGAGATGATTTGCTGATGGACCCCGGGACATCTGCCACGCAGTTCGGTGTGAAGGCGGAGCTGCCCGTGGGAAATGCGCTCTTCACCGCGGCCTATACCAACGTGGGGGGGGATACTGCGACGATAACCCCATGGAGCGGCTATCCCGGCTATACGGTCGCCCAGGTGGAAGACTTCAACCGCGATGGTGAAAGCGCTTTCATGCTGCGTGCGGGCTATGACTTTCCGTGGCTTGAGGGCCTGAGTGCCTACGCCCTCTGGGTGCATGGATTGGACCCCGATCCGGTGAACCAATACGCCCGCGATGAATATGACTTCAACGTGCAGTGGGCTCCCAAGGAAGGCACGCTGAAGGGGCTCTCCATCCGCGTGCGCTATGGACTTGTGGATGAGCGAGGCGGCACGGGAGATGATCTCACGGACTTCCGTGTCATCTTCAACTATGGCCTCAGCTTCTAG
- the glgX gene encoding glycogen debranching protein GlgX produces MKESRVWLGKPFPLGATVVGEGVNFALFTEHATKVELCLFDSPEATVESVRVELPEVTGHVRHGQLPDVRAGQIYGYRVHGPDAPQEGHRFNPRKVLLDPYARCIARDLRWEDAVLDPAKDTAACAPLAAVADTSFPWGNDQPLRIPWHETVIYEAHVKGFTMRHPGVEEDLRGTYAGLGSPAVIDHLHRLGVTAVELLPVHFHIDEHFLAQRGRRNYWGYNTLGFLAPDPRYASTGPEGAVREFQTMVQALHAAGIEVILDVVYNHTAEGNEHGPTLSLRGIDNAAYYRLAANRAHYVDFTGCGNSLNVAQPFTLQLIMDSLRYWVQEMHVDGFRFDLASTLARDVWEVDRLGSFFDIIHQDPVLSQVKLIAEPWDLGPNGYQVGNFPVLWTEWNGKYRDCVRRFWKGHGGTVGEFASRLSGSSDLYASNGRRPGASINFITAHDGFTLRDLVSYNHKHNEANGEENRDGSNDNDSWNCGAEGDTEDATVLALRVRQQRNFLATLFCSQGVPMLLAGDEFGQTQHGNNNAYCQDGPLGWLDWNHTESQTGLLEFVRGLIQLRKTQPVFRRRRFFQGRPIHGAEIKDIYWLKPDGSEMNDADWGSGYAHCLGMVLPGNQIRETGLHGEPIEGDTFVILFNAHHEDISFRLGSRHRDVSWTSVLDTGRPEAPSQTYAQMEEFPLMARSLAVLTAVFPSKPDES; encoded by the coding sequence ATGAAGGAGTCGCGGGTCTGGCTAGGCAAACCGTTTCCACTGGGTGCCACGGTGGTGGGGGAAGGGGTGAATTTTGCGCTCTTCACCGAGCACGCGACCAAGGTCGAGCTGTGCCTGTTTGATTCACCCGAGGCCACTGTGGAATCTGTGCGCGTCGAACTGCCGGAGGTCACGGGGCATGTAAGGCACGGGCAACTTCCTGACGTGCGCGCAGGGCAGATCTATGGCTACCGCGTGCATGGCCCTGATGCACCGCAGGAGGGTCACCGCTTCAATCCGCGAAAGGTTCTGCTGGATCCCTATGCCCGATGCATTGCACGTGACTTGCGCTGGGAAGATGCCGTGCTGGATCCTGCGAAGGACACGGCAGCATGCGCGCCGCTGGCCGCGGTGGCGGATACCAGCTTTCCGTGGGGGAATGATCAGCCGCTCCGTATTCCCTGGCACGAGACCGTGATCTATGAAGCGCATGTGAAGGGTTTCACCATGCGGCATCCCGGCGTGGAGGAGGACCTGCGTGGCACCTATGCCGGGCTGGGATCGCCCGCGGTCATCGACCATCTGCATCGGCTTGGAGTGACCGCGGTTGAGTTGCTGCCCGTGCATTTTCATATTGATGAGCATTTCCTCGCGCAGCGTGGACGGAGGAACTACTGGGGCTACAACACGCTGGGATTCCTGGCACCGGACCCACGGTATGCCTCGACTGGACCGGAGGGTGCAGTACGCGAATTTCAAACCATGGTGCAGGCGCTGCATGCCGCGGGCATCGAGGTCATCCTGGATGTGGTGTATAACCACACGGCGGAGGGAAATGAACACGGTCCCACTCTGTCTCTCCGTGGCATCGACAACGCCGCGTACTACCGGCTGGCGGCCAATCGCGCGCACTATGTGGACTTCACCGGGTGTGGGAACTCGCTGAATGTCGCGCAGCCATTCACGCTGCAGCTCATCATGGACTCCCTCCGGTACTGGGTGCAGGAGATGCATGTCGATGGTTTCCGCTTTGACCTCGCGAGCACACTGGCAAGAGACGTTTGGGAGGTGGACAGGCTGGGGTCGTTCTTTGACATCATCCATCAGGATCCGGTGCTGTCGCAGGTGAAGCTGATTGCGGAGCCGTGGGATCTGGGGCCGAATGGTTATCAGGTGGGGAACTTCCCGGTGCTCTGGACGGAGTGGAATGGGAAGTACCGTGACTGCGTGCGCCGATTCTGGAAGGGACACGGAGGCACCGTGGGTGAGTTCGCCTCGCGTCTCTCCGGCAGCAGTGATCTCTACGCGAGCAATGGGCGGCGGCCCGGAGCCAGTATCAACTTCATCACCGCTCATGACGGCTTCACACTGCGCGACCTCGTTTCCTACAATCACAAGCACAACGAGGCGAATGGGGAAGAGAACCGAGATGGCAGCAATGACAACGACAGTTGGAACTGTGGCGCGGAGGGGGATACGGAAGATGCAACCGTCCTCGCGTTGCGCGTCCGGCAACAACGCAATTTCCTGGCCACACTCTTCTGCTCGCAGGGCGTGCCCATGCTGCTGGCGGGGGATGAGTTTGGCCAGACTCAGCATGGCAACAACAACGCCTACTGCCAGGATGGCCCGCTCGGGTGGCTCGACTGGAACCACACCGAGTCGCAGACCGGGCTACTTGAATTCGTGCGCGGATTGATCCAGCTTCGTAAGACGCAGCCCGTCTTCCGCAGACGGAGATTTTTTCAGGGACGGCCCATTCATGGCGCGGAGATCAAGGACATCTACTGGCTCAAGCCAGATGGTAGTGAGATGAATGACGCGGACTGGGGGAGCGGCTATGCGCACTGCCTGGGGATGGTGTTGCCGGGAAATCAGATCCGCGAAACAGGACTTCATGGCGAGCCGATCGAAGGGGATACCTTCGTCATCCTTTTCAACGCGCACCACGAGGACATCTCCTTTCGACTGGGGTCACGGCATCGTGATGTGAGCTGGACCTCCGTGTTGGACACGGGGCGTCCGGAAGCTCCATCCCAGACCTATGCGCAGATGGAGGAGTTTCCCCTCATGGCGCGCTCACTTGCGGTGCTCACCGCCGTCTTCCCTTCCAAACCCGACGAATCATGA
- a CDS encoding LOG family protein, which produces MNQPNPSFGQSDAVSLRDEDASSKVLHDAVMGLWEVVNSLTRLRRSSRQNYRVTIFGSARLAEGTPAYEGVKDLATQLTRLGCDIISGGGPGLMKAANEGASAAAPEALQRSVGIRVDLPFEQEINSFVGQAYAHGTFFSRLHHFMLVSDAFIVVPGGIGSLLELSLAWQLLQVRRLYNVPLIVVGKMWGELVDWGRRNMLQEGSELASEVDFEIPRCVSSVEEAVKLIEESRNAWLAEQDKP; this is translated from the coding sequence ATGAACCAGCCCAATCCCTCTTTTGGTCAATCTGATGCGGTGTCTCTCAGGGATGAAGATGCCTCTTCAAAAGTGTTGCATGATGCCGTCATGGGATTGTGGGAAGTGGTGAACTCCCTCACGAGGTTGCGGCGCAGTTCGCGGCAGAACTACCGGGTCACCATTTTCGGCTCGGCGCGGCTTGCCGAGGGCACACCAGCTTATGAAGGCGTGAAGGATCTCGCCACGCAACTCACCCGGCTGGGGTGCGATATCATCAGCGGCGGAGGTCCCGGATTGATGAAGGCTGCAAATGAAGGCGCAAGTGCGGCGGCTCCAGAAGCGTTGCAGCGGTCCGTGGGCATTCGCGTGGATTTGCCCTTCGAGCAGGAGATTAATTCCTTCGTAGGGCAGGCGTATGCGCACGGCACCTTCTTCTCCCGGCTGCATCATTTCATGCTGGTATCGGATGCCTTCATCGTGGTGCCCGGTGGCATTGGCTCGCTGCTTGAGCTATCACTCGCCTGGCAGCTCCTTCAGGTGCGACGCTTGTACAATGTACCGCTCATCGTGGTGGGCAAGATGTGGGGGGAACTCGTTGACTGGGGCCGCCGCAACATGCTGCAGGAAGGAAGTGAACTGGCGAGCGAGGTGGATTTTGAGATTCCGCGCTGCGTTAGCAGCGTCGAAGAGGCCGTGAAGCTTATTGAGGAGAGCCGCAACGCGTGGCTGGCAGAGCAGGATAAGCCATGA